A region from the Oceanidesulfovibrio marinus genome encodes:
- a CDS encoding M20 metallopeptidase family protein, whose translation MSDIAEKCKVVADECILLRRDFHRHPELGLEEQRTGQIVADYLAALGMEVSRLNVTGVAGLLRGGHPGPTLLMRADMDALAIQEETGAEYCSTIDGMMHACGHDAHTAMMLTAAKVLAGEREALHGSIKFVFQPNEEKAGAMAMIDEGVMANPDVDACVSMHIWNQLESGKIGVTVGPIMAGMRHFHLTVKGKGGHTANPQEAVDPVICSAAIIQAVQTIQTREISALSEPTVIMFGTIHGGTTSNVIPDEVVMEGTIRYLFSGDDNGENSPRGRFERVVAGICAAHRTEYELDFECGHPTLVNDAGMTAMLTGILNVEMANDLTIQPMASLAGEDFSEFAARAPGVFCFLGAGAPGRTNYPHHHPKFDIDESVMKHGVELLVRTALRYFETQRQPS comes from the coding sequence TTGAGCGACATCGCCGAAAAATGCAAGGTCGTGGCAGACGAGTGCATCCTGCTGCGGCGTGATTTTCACCGCCATCCCGAGCTCGGGCTCGAAGAGCAGCGCACAGGCCAGATCGTCGCCGACTACCTGGCCGCGCTGGGCATGGAGGTGAGCCGTCTGAACGTGACCGGCGTGGCCGGGCTGCTGCGCGGCGGCCACCCCGGCCCGACCCTCTTGATGCGCGCCGACATGGACGCCCTGGCCATCCAGGAGGAGACCGGCGCCGAGTACTGCTCCACCATCGACGGCATGATGCACGCCTGCGGCCACGACGCCCACACCGCCATGATGCTCACGGCGGCCAAGGTCCTGGCCGGCGAGCGGGAGGCGCTGCACGGCAGCATCAAGTTCGTGTTCCAGCCCAACGAGGAAAAGGCCGGCGCCATGGCCATGATCGACGAAGGCGTGATGGCCAACCCGGACGTGGACGCCTGCGTGAGCATGCACATCTGGAACCAGCTCGAATCCGGCAAGATCGGCGTGACCGTGGGGCCGATCATGGCCGGCATGCGCCACTTCCATCTGACCGTTAAAGGCAAGGGCGGCCACACCGCCAACCCGCAGGAAGCCGTCGACCCCGTCATCTGCTCGGCCGCGATCATCCAGGCCGTGCAGACCATCCAGACGCGCGAGATCAGCGCCCTGAGCGAGCCTACGGTGATCATGTTCGGCACGATCCACGGCGGCACCACCTCCAACGTAATCCCGGACGAGGTGGTCATGGAAGGAACCATCCGCTACCTCTTTTCTGGCGACGACAACGGGGAGAACAGCCCCAGGGGCCGGTTCGAGCGCGTGGTCGCCGGCATCTGCGCCGCCCATCGCACAGAGTATGAGCTGGACTTCGAGTGCGGCCACCCCACCCTGGTCAACGACGCAGGCATGACCGCCATGCTGACGGGAATCCTGAACGTGGAGATGGCCAACGACCTGACCATCCAACCCATGGCCAGCCTGGCCGGCGAAGACTTCAGCGAGTTCGCGGCGCGGGCTCCCGGCGTCTTCTGCTTTTTGGGGGCAGGCGCCCCCGGTCGGACAAACTACCCCCACCACCACCCAAAATTCGACATAGACGAAAGCGTCATGAAACACGGCGTGGAGCTCCTTGTCCGCACCGCGCTACGCTACTTCGAGACGCAGAGGCAGCCCAGCTGA